Proteins from one Haloarchaeobius litoreus genomic window:
- a CDS encoding 30S ribosomal protein S12 yields MANGKYAARKLKKDRQNHRWSDSEYARRERGLRKKSDPLEGAPQGRGIVLEKVGIEAKQPNSAIRKCVRVQLIKNGKQVTAFCPGDGAISFIDEHDEVTIAGIGGAKGRAMGDLSGVNYKVEKVNGVAMLELVRGNAEKPVR; encoded by the coding sequence CAGAACCACCGGTGGTCCGACTCTGAGTACGCTCGACGCGAGCGCGGACTTCGCAAGAAGTCCGACCCGCTCGAGGGCGCGCCCCAGGGTCGAGGTATCGTACTGGAGAAGGTCGGCATCGAGGCGAAGCAGCCGAACTCCGCGATTCGGAAGTGCGTCCGTGTCCAGCTGATCAAGAACGGCAAGCAGGTCACGGCGTTCTGCCCGGGCGACGGTGCAATCTCGTTCATCGACGAGCACGACGAGGTCACCATCGCCGGTATCGGTGGGGCGAAGGGTCGCGCGATGGGTGACCTCTCCGGCGTGAACTACAAGGTCGAGAAGGTCAACGGCGTCGCGATGCTCGAACTCGTCCGCGGGAACGCGGAGAAGCCGGTGCGATAA
- a CDS encoding 30S ribosomal protein S7, producing the protein MSAEDTPEPDKPAGTDDEGARAQLFGTWDVTETEYNDPSTERYISVTPVAHTMGRHSSKQFKKSEISIVERLINRLMQTEENTGKKQKAIQIVREGFEQIHERTDENPIQVLVTAVENAAPREETVRLKYGGISVPKAVDVAPQRRVDQALLFLADGTYKDSFKTSTSAAEALADQLIGAANYDVQTYAISQKEEKERVAAAAR; encoded by the coding sequence ATGTCGGCAGAAGACACACCCGAGCCGGACAAGCCGGCCGGAACGGACGACGAGGGCGCACGCGCCCAGCTGTTCGGCACGTGGGACGTGACCGAAACCGAGTACAACGACCCGTCGACCGAGCGCTACATCTCGGTGACGCCGGTCGCGCACACGATGGGCCGTCACTCCTCGAAGCAGTTCAAGAAGTCCGAGATCTCCATCGTCGAGCGGCTCATCAACCGCCTGATGCAGACCGAGGAGAACACGGGCAAGAAGCAGAAGGCGATCCAGATCGTCCGCGAGGGCTTCGAGCAGATTCACGAGCGCACCGACGAGAACCCCATCCAGGTGCTCGTCACCGCCGTGGAGAACGCGGCACCCCGCGAGGAGACCGTTCGCCTGAAGTACGGTGGCATCTCCGTCCCGAAGGCCGTCGACGTCGCGCCGCAGCGTCGCGTCGACCAGGCCCTCCTGTTCCTGGCCGACGGCACCTACAAGGATTCGTTCAAGACCTCGACGTCCGCCGCCGAGGCGCTGGCCGACCAGCTCATCGGTGCGGCGAACTACGACGTCCAGACGTACGCCATCAGCCAGAAGGAAGAGAAGGAACGCGTCGCGGCCGCGGCACGCTAA
- a CDS encoding PQQ-dependent sugar dehydrogenase: protein MAPNPPSRRQFLAAAAAAGLAGCLSDVTGTDGTPTDPPTSAYDPTVDDAEWPRYDEDWDAPTDSPLDYEYETEVLVENLEIPWDISFTGEDELFLTERTGTIRRFESGDVVDVVEPDEAIDASAIDSPDEQTWWVEGGEGGLLGVAAHPDYPEPPLVYAYYTYTEGGTKKNKVSSFDASADDPQSTVTPIVEGIPGETYHDGGRIAFGPEGHLWITTGDAGTASRSQNMDSLGGKVLRVTASGDPVDGNAEGGDGRIFSLGHRNPQTITWLPDATPVEAEHGQTAQDEVNLLSPGWNGGWPEARTADEYPGTDYNRPVAHTGRSTWAPSGGVFYTGDSVPGLQNRLLLGGLKSQRINVVTLSPADAELPPAENGRRHDADWMNNDYVATSHHLFEDEFGRIRHVEQGPNGDLYFITCNRDGRADGDFPKENGDRLVRVRQV, encoded by the coding sequence ATGGCACCGAACCCTCCATCCCGCCGCCAGTTCCTCGCGGCGGCCGCAGCGGCCGGTCTGGCCGGCTGTCTCTCGGACGTCACCGGCACCGACGGTACACCCACCGACCCGCCCACGTCGGCGTACGACCCGACGGTCGACGACGCCGAGTGGCCCCGGTACGACGAGGACTGGGACGCGCCGACGGACTCGCCACTGGACTACGAGTACGAGACGGAGGTGCTGGTCGAGAACCTCGAGATTCCGTGGGACATCTCGTTCACGGGCGAGGACGAGCTGTTCCTGACCGAACGCACCGGCACCATCCGGCGGTTCGAGTCGGGCGACGTGGTCGACGTGGTCGAGCCGGACGAGGCCATCGACGCGAGCGCCATCGACAGCCCCGACGAACAGACCTGGTGGGTCGAGGGCGGCGAGGGTGGCCTGCTCGGCGTCGCGGCGCACCCGGACTACCCGGAGCCGCCGCTGGTGTACGCCTACTACACGTACACCGAGGGCGGGACGAAGAAGAACAAGGTGTCGTCGTTCGACGCCTCCGCGGACGACCCGCAGTCGACGGTGACGCCCATCGTCGAGGGAATCCCGGGCGAGACGTACCACGACGGCGGTCGCATCGCGTTCGGCCCGGAGGGTCACCTCTGGATCACGACGGGGGACGCGGGGACGGCCTCGCGCAGCCAGAACATGGACTCGCTGGGCGGGAAGGTGCTCCGCGTCACCGCCTCGGGCGACCCGGTCGACGGGAACGCCGAGGGTGGCGACGGGCGCATCTTCTCGCTGGGCCACCGGAACCCCCAGACCATCACGTGGTTGCCGGACGCGACCCCGGTCGAGGCCGAGCACGGCCAGACCGCACAGGACGAGGTGAACCTGCTCTCGCCCGGCTGGAACGGCGGCTGGCCCGAGGCCCGGACCGCCGACGAGTACCCCGGCACCGACTACAACCGCCCGGTCGCACACACGGGGCGGTCCACCTGGGCCCCGAGCGGCGGCGTCTTCTACACGGGCGACAGCGTGCCGGGGCTCCAGAACCGGCTGCTGCTCGGCGGACTCAAGAGCCAGCGCATCAACGTCGTGACGCTCTCGCCGGCGGACGCGGAGCTGCCGCCCGCCGAGAACGGCCGTCGACACGACGCCGACTGGATGAACAACGACTACGTCGCCACCTCCCACCACCTGTTCGAGGACGAGTTCGGGCGCATCCGCCACGTCGAACAGGGGCCCAACGGCGACCTCTACTTCATCACCTGCAACCGCGACGGCCGTGCCGACGGGGACTTCCCCAAGGAGAACGGCGACCGGCTCGTCCGCGTGCGGCAGGTCTGA
- a CDS encoding biotin transporter BioY → MSDSHESVDLVADETVERLALAAVVAALTAALAQVSIPVPGLPAPVSFQPFGVYAAGLLLGARWGGFSMLLYLLTGAAGVPVFSDGGAGLGYALGPTGGYLVGYVVAAVVIGLVAHGGLDAERPSSVPAWRQSLALFVGIAVIYALGVPWLAETTEYSLSASMAVPLDVPFVGLSGPTVTMPEAVVVGAAIFLPGDVLKILATLGLVRTGELDALVE, encoded by the coding sequence ATGTCCGACTCGCACGAATCGGTCGACCTCGTCGCCGACGAGACGGTCGAACGGCTCGCGCTGGCGGCGGTCGTCGCGGCGCTGACGGCCGCGCTCGCACAGGTGTCGATTCCCGTGCCGGGGTTGCCCGCGCCGGTGTCCTTCCAGCCGTTCGGGGTGTACGCCGCCGGGCTGTTGCTCGGCGCGCGCTGGGGTGGGTTCTCGATGCTACTGTACCTGCTCACCGGCGCGGCCGGCGTGCCGGTGTTCTCGGACGGCGGTGCGGGACTCGGCTACGCCCTCGGCCCGACGGGCGGCTACCTCGTCGGCTACGTCGTCGCGGCAGTGGTCATCGGGCTGGTCGCCCACGGTGGGCTCGACGCGGAGCGGCCGTCGTCGGTTCCGGCGTGGCGGCAGTCCCTCGCGCTGTTCGTCGGCATCGCCGTCATCTACGCGCTCGGCGTGCCGTGGCTCGCGGAGACGACTGAGTACTCCCTGTCTGCCTCGATGGCGGTCCCACTTGACGTGCCGTTCGTCGGGCTGTCGGGGCCGACGGTGACGATGCCGGAGGCGGTCGTCGTCGGGGCGGCCATCTTCCTCCCGGGTGACGTGCTGAAGATACTCGCGACGCTCGGCCTCGTCCGGACCGGCGAACTCGACGCACTCGTCGAATGA
- a CDS encoding energy-coupling factor ABC transporter ATP-binding protein: protein MIRVEDLSHSYGDTQVLDDVSTTVDDGEFVLVVGANGSGKTTLVRQCNGLLAPDSGRVVVDGTSVHENLVRARTRVGMVFQHPRDQLVAATVGADVAFGPENLGLDRDEVDSRVEDALDAVGMAEREDERVDELSGGEEARVAIAGALAMEPAHLILDEPLAGLDATGRESVRARLAELHADGTSVVVVTHDLREWFDTADRVVALADGRIVADGPPESVRGDLDGVAVDVPP, encoded by the coding sequence ATGATCCGCGTCGAGGACCTCTCGCACAGCTACGGCGACACGCAGGTGCTCGACGACGTGTCGACGACCGTCGACGACGGCGAGTTCGTCCTCGTCGTCGGCGCGAACGGCAGCGGGAAGACGACGCTCGTCCGGCAGTGCAACGGCCTGCTCGCCCCCGATTCGGGCCGGGTCGTCGTCGACGGCACGTCCGTCCACGAGAACCTCGTGCGTGCCCGCACCCGCGTCGGCATGGTGTTCCAGCACCCCCGCGACCAGCTCGTCGCCGCGACGGTCGGCGCTGACGTGGCGTTCGGCCCCGAGAACCTGGGCCTCGACCGCGACGAGGTCGACAGCCGGGTCGAAGACGCCCTCGATGCCGTAGGGATGGCCGAGCGCGAGGACGAACGCGTCGACGAGCTCTCCGGCGGGGAGGAGGCCCGGGTCGCCATCGCGGGCGCGCTGGCGATGGAGCCGGCGCACCTGATACTCGACGAACCGCTCGCCGGGCTGGACGCGACCGGTCGCGAGTCCGTCCGCGCGCGCCTCGCAGAGCTCCATGCCGACGGGACGAGCGTCGTCGTCGTCACGCACGACCTCCGCGAGTGGTTCGACACCGCGGACCGCGTCGTCGCGCTCGCCGACGGGCGCATCGTCGCCGACGGTCCGCCGGAATCGGTGCGGGGCGACCTCGACGGCGTGGCGGTCGACGTGCCGCCGTGA
- a CDS encoding energy-coupling factor transporter transmembrane component T family protein, giving the protein MISYTPGGTPAHRLDARSKLLFQFGFALAAFASPTPRWLAAVAVVAGLALVGSRTSPVAVVRTYWFVFVLLFSGPALDLVALSPPRLTPGRAVASTLAVSRVALVLFVGAAYVRTTPVRETRATIQRYVPGKAGRLLGVGVALTARFLPVLRRDLLAARTAMRARLGGERPVTDRLGRLGRLGLARAFERADRLALALRARCFSWEPTPPKFRFTAADAVVSTVGAGLAVAGLSVTLGLWP; this is encoded by the coding sequence ATGATCAGCTACACACCCGGCGGCACGCCCGCCCACCGGCTCGACGCGCGCTCGAAGCTCCTGTTCCAGTTCGGCTTCGCGCTCGCCGCGTTCGCGAGCCCGACGCCGCGCTGGCTCGCCGCGGTGGCGGTCGTCGCTGGCCTCGCGCTCGTCGGCTCGCGGACCAGCCCCGTCGCGGTCGTCCGCACGTACTGGTTCGTGTTCGTGCTCCTGTTCAGCGGCCCGGCCCTCGACCTGGTCGCGCTCTCGCCACCTCGGCTCACCCCCGGGCGGGCAGTCGCCTCGACGCTCGCCGTGAGCCGGGTCGCGCTGGTGCTGTTCGTCGGCGCGGCGTACGTCCGCACCACCCCCGTTCGCGAGACGCGAGCGACCATCCAGCGGTACGTCCCCGGGAAGGCGGGCCGCCTGCTCGGTGTCGGCGTCGCACTCACCGCCCGGTTCCTGCCGGTGCTCCGCCGCGACCTGCTCGCCGCCCGGACCGCGATGCGTGCCCGTCTCGGTGGCGAGCGCCCGGTGACCGACCGCCTCGGCCGTCTCGGCCGCCTCGGACTCGCCCGGGCGTTCGAGCGTGCCGACCGGCTGGCGCTGGCGCTCCGGGCACGGTGTTTCTCGTGGGAGCCGACGCCGCCGAAATTCCGGTTCACCGCGGCCGACGCGGTCGTCTCGACCGTCGGCGCTGGGCTGGCGGTCGCGGGGCTGTCAGTCACGCTCGGCCTGTGGCCCTGA
- the fer gene encoding ferredoxin Fer gives MPSPFDVLQVDPDADEETVHRAYRRRVKEVHPDQGGSAREFQLVQSAYETIVDGSADSWYETNGTDEPATAAESAPEPERDPNVYVEYLDYEAVVANGWELGDDELFRKARRAGLAEESYGSFEVEPGDYLLEAAEEQGFDWPFSCRGGACANCAVLVVDGALEMTVDNVLSDELVAQGIQLSCIGTPVTDDLQVVYNVKDLPGLEELQLPSRMN, from the coding sequence GTGCCCTCGCCCTTCGACGTGTTGCAGGTGGACCCCGACGCCGACGAGGAGACGGTGCACCGGGCGTACCGTCGGCGGGTGAAGGAGGTCCACCCGGACCAGGGTGGGTCGGCGCGGGAGTTCCAGCTGGTCCAGTCGGCCTACGAGACCATCGTCGACGGGAGCGCCGACAGCTGGTACGAGACGAACGGGACCGACGAGCCGGCGACGGCGGCGGAGTCCGCGCCGGAGCCCGAGCGGGACCCGAACGTCTACGTGGAGTACCTCGACTACGAGGCGGTCGTGGCGAACGGCTGGGAGCTCGGCGACGACGAGCTGTTCCGGAAGGCTCGCCGCGCCGGACTGGCCGAGGAATCGTACGGCAGTTTCGAGGTCGAGCCCGGCGACTACCTGCTGGAGGCCGCCGAGGAGCAGGGGTTCGACTGGCCGTTCTCGTGTCGCGGCGGCGCGTGCGCGAACTGCGCGGTGCTCGTCGTCGACGGCGCACTCGAGATGACCGTCGACAACGTGCTCTCGGACGAGCTCGTCGCACAGGGCATCCAGCTCTCCTGTATCGGGACGCCGGTGACCGACGACCTGCAGGTGGTCTACAACGTGAAGGACCTGCCCGGGCTGGAGGAGCTCCAGTTACCGTCGCGGATGAACTGA
- a CDS encoding DUF5781 family protein produces the protein MEVRVQDGGPTAPFLSARDVFETECDLDLPVRVHVRENPDERTWTGHYDDHHVLNISRRAATSAMARELALHEFAHMVRYEESHPSHTQSTDEALFLGLAGNSVERHKVAQCYQIANHMKDIYADDITMRVASADKLVSFLESGLAAAVADQPRPFRGGLVPANPGSDPDITAVNAAFALALVERHDLAGPDHRLYDLAAAAASDAPDVSLDQFKERFVSLVDDPTESEYRKSLVDVTRAFALGGQQAAD, from the coding sequence ATGGAGGTTCGCGTGCAGGACGGCGGACCGACCGCCCCGTTTCTCAGCGCCAGGGACGTCTTCGAGACCGAGTGCGACCTCGACCTGCCGGTCCGCGTGCACGTCCGGGAGAACCCGGACGAGCGGACGTGGACGGGCCACTACGACGACCACCACGTCCTCAACATCTCGAGACGGGCGGCCACGAGCGCGATGGCCCGCGAGCTCGCGCTCCACGAGTTCGCCCACATGGTCCGCTACGAGGAGTCCCACCCGTCACACACCCAGTCGACCGACGAGGCGCTGTTCCTCGGGCTCGCCGGCAACAGCGTCGAACGCCACAAGGTCGCCCAGTGCTACCAGATCGCCAACCACATGAAGGACATCTACGCCGACGACATCACGATGCGCGTCGCCTCGGCCGACAAGCTCGTGTCCTTCCTGGAATCCGGGCTCGCCGCCGCCGTCGCCGACCAGCCCCGCCCGTTCCGCGGCGGCCTCGTTCCCGCGAACCCGGGCTCCGACCCCGACATCACCGCGGTCAACGCCGCGTTCGCGCTGGCACTCGTCGAACGCCACGACCTCGCCGGCCCGGACCATCGGCTGTACGACCTCGCCGCCGCCGCCGCCAGCGACGCCCCCGACGTGAGCCTCGACCAGTTCAAAGAGCGGTTCGTCTCGCTCGTCGACGACCCGACCGAGAGCGAGTACCGCAAGTCGCTCGTCGACGTGACCCGCGCGTTCGCGCTCGGCGGGCAGCAGGCTGCGGACTGA
- a CDS encoding elongation factor EF-2, producing the protein MGRRKKIVDECERLMDEPEQIRNIAIAAHVDHGKTTLTDNLLAGTGMIADEGEATKLMMDTEEDEQERGITIDAANVSMTHEFEGQNHLINLIDTPGHVDFGGDVTRAMRAVDGALVVVDAVEGAMPQTETVVRQALREGVKPALFINKVDRLISELQEGPQEMQERLQKVIADVNELIRGMTEDMDDVDDWTVSVEDGTVAFGSALYMWGVSVTSMQRTGLDFGDIIDMERSDQRQELHEKTPLSNVVLDMVVEHFPNPVDAQPRRVPRIWRGDDDLDIAEQMRLVDDEGEVVLMVTDIGMDPHAGEIATGRVFSGTVEKGQELYVSGTAGKNRVQSVGIYMGGEREEVEHVPAGNIAAVTGLRDAIAGSTVSSIEMTPFESIEHISEPVITKSVEAKSMDDLPKLIETLRQVSKEDPTIQIEINEDTGEHLISGQGELHLEVITQRIERNQGIPVSTGEPIVVYREAPRQATEEVEGISPNRHNRFYLTLEPMSEEIVEKIRLGEVSMDMPEQERREALQEAGMDKDSSQNVEHIYGTNILLDDTKGIQHLNETMELFIEGLEEALEDGPLAAEPVQGSLLRLKDARLHEDTIHRGPAQVIPAVRNAVHRALIHSGVALLEPMQNVRIDVPNEHMGAASGEIQGRRGRVDDMYQEGDLMVVEGIAPVDEMIGFSSDIRSATEGRASWNTENAGFEFMSDSLQKDKIMEIRERKGMKLELPEGADYLN; encoded by the coding sequence ATGGGTAGACGCAAGAAGATCGTCGACGAGTGCGAGCGACTGATGGACGAGCCGGAGCAGATCCGGAACATCGCCATCGCCGCACACGTCGACCACGGCAAGACAACGCTCACAGACAACCTGCTCGCCGGAACGGGCATGATCGCCGACGAAGGTGAGGCGACCAAGCTCATGATGGACACCGAGGAGGACGAGCAGGAGCGTGGGATCACCATCGACGCGGCGAACGTCTCGATGACCCACGAGTTCGAGGGCCAGAACCACCTCATCAACCTCATCGACACTCCCGGCCACGTCGACTTCGGTGGCGACGTCACCCGCGCGATGCGCGCGGTCGACGGTGCGCTCGTCGTCGTCGACGCCGTCGAGGGCGCGATGCCCCAGACGGAGACCGTCGTCCGGCAGGCCCTGCGCGAGGGCGTGAAGCCGGCCCTGTTCATCAACAAGGTCGACCGCCTCATCAGCGAGCTCCAGGAGGGGCCCCAGGAGATGCAGGAGCGCCTCCAGAAGGTCATCGCCGACGTCAACGAGCTCATCCGCGGGATGACCGAGGACATGGACGACGTCGACGACTGGACCGTCTCCGTCGAGGACGGCACCGTCGCGTTCGGCTCCGCCCTGTACATGTGGGGCGTCTCGGTCACCTCGATGCAGCGCACCGGCCTCGACTTCGGCGACATCATCGACATGGAGCGCAGCGACCAGCGTCAGGAGCTCCACGAGAAGACGCCGCTGTCGAACGTCGTGCTCGACATGGTCGTCGAGCACTTCCCGAACCCGGTCGACGCCCAGCCCCGGCGTGTCCCGCGCATCTGGCGTGGCGACGACGACCTCGACATCGCAGAGCAGATGCGTCTGGTCGACGACGAGGGCGAGGTCGTCCTGATGGTCACCGACATCGGGATGGACCCCCACGCCGGCGAGATCGCGACCGGCCGCGTCTTCTCCGGCACCGTCGAGAAGGGCCAGGAGCTCTACGTCTCCGGGACCGCGGGCAAGAACCGCGTCCAGTCCGTCGGTATCTACATGGGCGGCGAGCGCGAGGAGGTCGAACACGTCCCGGCAGGCAACATCGCAGCCGTCACCGGTCTGCGCGACGCCATCGCCGGCTCCACCGTCTCCTCCATCGAGATGACTCCCTTCGAGTCCATCGAGCACATCTCGGAGCCGGTCATCACGAAGTCCGTCGAGGCGAAGAGCATGGACGACCTGCCGAAGCTCATCGAGACGCTGCGTCAGGTCTCCAAGGAGGACCCGACCATCCAGATCGAGATCAACGAGGACACCGGCGAGCACCTCATCTCCGGACAGGGCGAGCTCCACCTCGAGGTCATCACCCAGCGCATCGAGCGCAACCAGGGCATCCCGGTCTCGACCGGTGAGCCCATCGTCGTCTACCGCGAGGCCCCGCGCCAGGCGACCGAGGAGGTCGAGGGTATCTCGCCGAACCGCCACAACCGGTTCTACCTCACCCTCGAACCGATGAGCGAGGAGATCGTCGAGAAGATCCGTCTCGGCGAGGTCTCCATGGACATGCCCGAGCAGGAACGCCGCGAGGCCCTGCAGGAGGCCGGCATGGACAAGGACTCCTCCCAGAACGTCGAGCACATCTACGGCACCAACATCCTGCTCGACGACACGAAGGGTATCCAGCACCTCAACGAGACGATGGAGCTCTTCATCGAGGGGCTCGAGGAGGCCCTCGAGGACGGCCCGCTCGCCGCGGAGCCCGTCCAGGGTTCGCTCCTGCGCCTGAAGGACGCCCGCCTGCACGAGGACACCATCCACCGCGGTCCGGCACAGGTGATCCCGGCAGTCCGGAACGCCGTCCACCGTGCCCTCATCCACTCCGGCGTCGCGCTGCTGGAGCCGATGCAGAACGTCCGCATCGACGTGCCCAACGAGCACATGGGTGCCGCCTCCGGCGAGATCCAGGGCCGCCGTGGCCGCGTCGACGACATGTACCAGGAGGGCGACCTCATGGTCGTCGAGGGTATCGCGCCCGTCGACGAGATGATCGGCTTCTCCTCGGACATCCGCTCCGCGACCGAGGGTCGCGCGTCGTGGAACACCGAGAACGCCGGCTTCGAGTTCATGTCCGACTCGCTCCAGAAGGACAAGATCATGGAGATCCGCGAGCGCAAGGGCATGAAGCTGGAGCTGCCCGAGGGCGCCGACTACCTGAACTGA
- a CDS encoding amino acid-binding protein has product MADVAETRRAYTVRLELVDEPGELMRALRPIAENGGNLLSVFHERGNLTPRGNIPVEVDLECSPGRFDDIVAGLRDAGVTVTQAGADGYAEEVTLLLVGHLVDTDLSDTLSTVESCSGASVTDFSLDAPAGTDEQSSARLRLAVDPPQVDEVLSVVRDVADRKGLQVVEPLVEGER; this is encoded by the coding sequence ATGGCTGACGTTGCCGAGACGCGGCGCGCGTACACGGTTCGACTCGAGCTCGTCGACGAGCCCGGCGAGCTGATGCGTGCGCTCCGGCCCATCGCGGAGAACGGCGGCAACCTCCTGTCGGTGTTCCACGAGCGCGGCAACCTGACACCGCGGGGGAACATCCCGGTCGAGGTGGACCTGGAGTGCTCGCCGGGCCGGTTCGACGACATCGTGGCGGGGCTGCGCGACGCGGGCGTGACGGTGACACAGGCGGGCGCGGACGGCTACGCCGAGGAGGTGACGCTGCTGCTCGTCGGCCACCTCGTCGACACGGACCTCTCTGATACGCTCTCGACGGTCGAGTCCTGCAGCGGCGCGTCGGTGACGGACTTCTCGCTCGACGCGCCCGCGGGCACCGACGAGCAGTCGAGCGCGCGGCTCCGGCTCGCGGTCGACCCGCCACAGGTCGACGAGGTGCTGTCGGTGGTCCGCGACGTGGCCGACCGGAAGGGACTGCAGGTCGTGGAGCCGCTCGTGGAGGGTGAGCGATGA
- a CDS encoding homoserine dehydrogenase, with amino-acid sequence MRLAVLGAGAVGRSVVKLAGEHGHTVTAVADSRGAAIDADGLDPETVLSRKSARGSVGGADPGDALAAEYDVLVEATPTTLDDAEPGFSHVRGALDRDRHVVLANKGPVAERYGEVRRLEAESEGSVLFEATVAGAIPVLGTIADYGPDQVTAVRGVLNGTANFILSRMAAEGLDYEHVLAEAQDLGVAEADPAFDVEGTDAALKCVILANVLGNGGYTLADAEVSGIVDIPPSALSLAQADGRTVRLVGEATPDGIRVGPRLVPTESPLAVGGTENIVQLETRHAGTLALRGRGAGGDETASAVLADVARLEC; translated from the coding sequence ATGAGGCTCGCCGTCCTCGGTGCGGGCGCGGTCGGGCGGTCGGTCGTGAAGCTGGCGGGCGAGCACGGGCATACGGTCACCGCGGTCGCGGATTCGAGGGGGGCGGCCATCGACGCGGACGGGCTCGACCCCGAGACGGTGCTGTCGCGGAAGTCCGCCCGGGGCAGTGTCGGCGGTGCGGACCCCGGGGACGCGCTCGCCGCGGAGTACGACGTGCTGGTCGAGGCGACGCCGACGACGCTCGACGACGCAGAGCCCGGGTTCTCGCACGTCCGGGGGGCGCTCGACCGCGACCGACACGTCGTGCTCGCGAACAAGGGGCCGGTCGCGGAGCGCTACGGCGAGGTGCGCCGGCTCGAGGCCGAGAGCGAGGGGTCGGTGCTGTTCGAGGCGACCGTCGCGGGTGCCATCCCGGTGCTGGGCACCATCGCGGACTACGGCCCGGACCAGGTGACGGCGGTCCGTGGCGTGCTCAACGGGACGGCGAACTTCATCCTCTCGCGGATGGCCGCAGAGGGGCTCGATTACGAGCACGTGCTCGCCGAAGCCCAGGACCTCGGTGTCGCCGAGGCCGACCCGGCGTTCGACGTCGAGGGGACCGACGCCGCGCTCAAGTGCGTCATCCTCGCGAACGTGCTCGGGAACGGGGGATACACGCTCGCCGACGCCGAGGTGTCCGGCATCGTCGACATCCCGCCGAGCGCGCTCTCGCTCGCGCAGGCGGACGGACGCACGGTCCGCCTCGTCGGCGAGGCGACGCCCGACGGCATCCGCGTCGGCCCGCGGCTCGTCCCGACGGAGAGCCCCCTCGCCGTGGGGGGGACCGAGAACATCGTCCAGCTGGAGACGAGACACGCGGGCACGCTCGCGCTCCGCGGGCGCGGCGCGGGCGGTGACGAGACAGCGAGTGCGGTGCTCGCGGACGTCGCGCGGCTGGAATGCTGA